GAGAAAACACTTGATCATTGAAACCGTTTATCATGTACATTCGTGCCCTCTACTTTTTTCATACTTTCATATgttcacatttttttgtgtatattattcaaataaagCAAATTTTATCACTTTGACAAATGCATAAAAACAGGTGTATTCCCTTGTTTTTAGCgtcttaaattttttaatataatgataacCCCGATATGGGATAATTACAAAACTGGGGGAATActccaattttttttaaagttttaaatttgtgtaattaaaaaaatatatattaaaagtaaggttatttttaattataaaaaaatgatcaaatatgatattaaaaagtgtGTGCAATTGTGTAATGTACCAATTTTagattaaacaaaaaataacatacTCTTGTCAATTTaacaatgaaaaattaaaaaaaaaaaattggttgcctcttttcttttaacggattattaatatatacaaattaaaaaaagtaagaTATTCCTACAAAATATCATTTACCTAAAAATCGCTACACATATCtttattactatatataaatttttattacctaatcattatttacataaaaaattaaatctattcttctataaaaattagttttgattaaaattatttaacaaatatatgctCCATTTGATACGCATCTTCTTTATTACCATAATATAGGTGTTCTATtcctttaattttataatttagtAGGTTAAAGTATAGATTTAAAGCAGCACTATTACTTACTCTTACATGTAagcaaatattatttacattgTATACTTTATTAATGAATTCATGTGTTTgtgttattaaataataagctagtttttgttttctatatgtttttaaaactgCAACAGACGTCAAATgtccttttttttcatcttctTCCTCAAGTTTGCCTAAAGTGTATCCACAAATTTTCCCATCATAGTCTTCAGCTAATTGGCTTAAAGAAGGCCATGATATAtcatgataaaaataatatctcatattataattttctggCAAATTAACACTATTACATTTTTGCATTGCAAGCAAATCATATATGTTACTCTTTCTGATTGACAACATTTTATCTTCAAACTCtttaaatgtttatatatataatcatacccaactatttattaaattcgAAAACATTCCacaaattatttctttattcaGATTATCAAacaataaacaattttgtttagatttatataaattaaaggCTTCtcaaaattgtatttttattttatataccttttttccttatattaaaattattatttttcgtataaaatatgcatatatccTACATATCAAGCataatcataaaaatagtaaatatagatactatattgaatttaaaaaaaagtttaaatATACCCCTTGTAACATTTCATCattggaaatatatattttttaattattttataacttCCAAAAATCCCCTTCATTTGGCATGCAATGATACATAATCCGCTACGCTTCAAtaggatatatataatatctgTTCCCCTTGTAAtagttttaattttattgtttgtttattattttttatcctttagttaaatatatgtattttttcagtttttatttcatgctgtttcataatatttataaaaataagtacgtaatttttttttattttcacacTATTCTCCTAACCCTTCTTATAAGAATTGgacaatatttataaaaatatatacctaTATGCATAACCTTATAAAtcataaaaagtatatttttacattcataaaaataaataaattttcaagcaaaaaaaaattattagcTTCTCCAAAATTGTAAACAAccattataaaataatgtaatgCGTGTATccatatgaataaatatataaaattataaaatcttTGGTTTTCCGATGTTATTActcgatttttttaatctaCCACAATtctaataattaaaatggaAGTCTACGAAAGACAAACATCACCTACTATTTATTGAATGGTCACctgatattattaaatatatcagaTAATATGGAATAGGagtaaaaaatgtatatacatttttatatatgcacatcAAAAGTTTGagtaaatacaaaaaaataagaccATTTTTATCAGCCAAATAAATAGTAATTTCCCTTGAGAAATGCttacataatttattcCCCTCACGTCTATCtatataagcatataaaTACGGCATGATCATACATATTAAcacattaaaaattgtcTAAAAAATtccataaaatttaatctataaagttttttttttcttaatttttataaaaaaaataaaaattaaatctgataaaatataaacaaaactggtgtaattaataaatatttatataacaaaataatatgaatcaAGTTTTACAACCATTGAATAAAACCTTAGACAatcatacaaaataaataaaaattggtatgacaaaaaattagtaaaaacttaaaaaaaatgcataagCATTATATCAAGCTAAAATATTTAGCAACATCTCTCCTTATCCCAAACAATAAGGGAAAACTaaacaaatgaataaacaatataaaaaagttaaaaaacaaaaaatataaaatgacaAACTAAatagaataaatattagGCAAATTAATTAGGGAATAAACACATTGAATAAATATCTACTAGccatttatttcatctCCCATTAGTATCCAGACTTTGGATATGCATGTGTTTTGttaaaagggaaaaaatagttatgatactaaaaatttataacaaaaaacaactaataattatatcttgacatatatattcataaaaaggTGAGGAATGcctctttttttataaatattcggTAAGAGAAAAACAACAATCAATTGCTAATTTTAAATCTTTTATTACTCCtactgtttttttttattcttacaATTTCTTAACAATGCAGATCttaaaataagaaaattatcagagtaagtaaaaatataccaaAAAACTTTCGAAATAAacattaaatgataaatgtCAAAAGGCTCAGCTAAATAACCGCTAGCTGTATTTTCGCCATTTATAGCTAATTTGCGCACCTCTGGacatttcatattttctgGTATCTTCATAAAAGCATTATGTATATCAATAGATTCATTTAgctgaatattttttaatttataaaatctaCACcccttatttttaatatatctcATAGCTATTTCTTCAGGTTGCAATTTCttatataatgtaaaaCTGTCTTCAAAGAAATATTTCCATTCATCTTCTGTAATCATACAACATGATATATgaatcatataaattagaGATGTCTGTATCATGAATAATGgatataattcatataaacCTATTTGTATTTCATCATAAGACACTAATcgtgataaaaatatatcattcgATGCATGCCATTTTGGTACTACTTTATatgtcatttttttctttcctcCTTTTTTTAGTAATTCTTCAAATAGCATATTGTATTCATTCGAATTTTGTGTACAATCTGAAGtgcttttataattttttgtattccCTCTTTCTATATAGCTACTATGCTTcgaattttgttttatcatACCTTTTACATCAAATAAATTGCAAGTATTGCTATACATTTCTTCACTTTGTTCGCTATCCGTAATACTTTCAGTACTACTACTAGTATACAAACCATCTATTCCGCTTTCTGGCATTGTCTTTTCTccgttatttttatttttttgtttttttttcaatgaGTACttgtaatttatataataagacGAATTAACCATATCAACTAGCTTATTTGGTTCCAAACCAACTACTTCATTAAATTCTTCGGTATTAACACCAAAATTCCAAgatattaaaacaaataattttgtaatatCTAAAACTATTTGATTTCTTAAATGTATAGTTTCTTTTTTACAgcctttatattttaatatatttaaaaattgattCCTTGAATTAAATACATCtatgttattatatttatttttaaagtaGCTTGTTGGTAATGGGAAATCAGGAATAACATATGGTATATATCTCATACAGTTCATAAAACCATTAaagttcatattttttggtaatatatttttttggttaaatatatgtttaggTAAATCTGGATCACAAAAACATATACCAAGAAAACATTCATTAATAGATGCAAAATTTGGAAAcccttttaattttcctaaattttcaataaatattttaaatgtatctatatttatttcttttacttTCTTTCTAGTATTaccaaaattaaaaaattcttcATACATAATTGACATCTCTTCAATtgtttcttcattttttttatctatcttatcaatattaatataagtaTTGGTCCTTACTATATGCTCATCACTGTTACAACTATCGGTTGTACCTATTTGAGATTCTATAGTTGACCAATCcgtttttgtattttttcttctgtTCTCCATTTTAACTTTTACAGTCTCAGCACTGTCTAAATTGAAATATTCTACATTATAtccattttcttttatttccaaactatttatttcattttcctTCGTAAGAGTGTTATCATCATTTGAATCTACTAGCGATCTGTattgttcatatatattttttgttatgtTAAAGCATAAgcttacatatttattataattattatttaatggGTTCATAAAATCATTAGTTTTGTTATTACTTAATATgctaattaattttttatgttctACATCAAATACAAGCAAGGTTTCAAAAAAGTCTTCTACAGAATCaaattcataataattaagTATATACTCTTTAAATTTtcgaattttattttgtattctttttttctgtatatatctataataATCTGATTTATATGGAGGCTCacatgaatataaattatcaaaaacgGTTTGTTCTGCCAtttcttcttttaaatCATTTACCAAAGCATGATGGACATATACTGGCttatttttgttgtttCGTATTCCTACATCTTCTGAATCTTTTACGAAAAAGAATGCATCTTTaggtataaatattttatcaagaaagaaaaaactatttttaaaattttcagtTACTtcatttgttaattttataatgcTCATCTTATTTCTGTctgtattatatttataatttttatacattttatttttttctggatttaacatataaaaacaacctttattttcatcataatttatagGATATGATTttagtaaataaaataaactttCTAAAACCTGAATTTTATTAccaaaattttcaaaattatcacgattatgttttttaaatatttcataatttacatattctttaaaataatttttattcatattttcatctaTCTTATAATTTAGCATTTCACAAAATTCAGATATACTCATTTTTTTAGACAGcttatgttttatatataaataccaaaaaatactttttattttatctaaATTAATTACTTCATTAAATGATATCCCAAGagtatataaacaattttttactttatatattgtCTCCAATGATTTCACAACATTCTTATCAACTTTAGAATTAGACTTATTCGTTTTACATTTTAACACTTCATCAAAACGATTATCATTCTTATTGTctacattatataaatcgTTTTCAGAATATTTCCCATCGTTAGATttgctattattatcaCTTTCATACACCGAAGTATTCAAAGTGCTTCCTCTTTTGTATTCATtcttttctatatattttataattttttcataccCATTTTcttgtaataaaaatttatcaatactgaatttatatatttttgatttttttaatttttttaaaattttaagtaATTCCATAATATGGCTAGGGCTCAATTCgtctttaaaatttatactttcattatttgaactttttcttttgttcatttttaattttttttcattctcGCTTTCTAAATTACAATTTTCTCCACTGTTATAATGGATACGTTCACTACTATTATCAATCTCGGTCTCCTCTATTTTAAgaattgaattttttttcacttcATTGGTATTACTACATTTTTCAGATGCATCATTTTCCTCTTTActaatattatcaatagAATTGAAAGTAACATCTtgattttcattatttgatttGCTCAAATTCCCAAGTATACATCCCTTTAACGCgtctatatttattccgTTTCTCAAATTAGTTGGATTGTTtacttttttgttttccacatttgtttttttaatactattattttggATTTCAGATTCTTTTATCAAAttctcattatttatttcttcattttctcTATAGTTTTTCTgtttaattatttcaatattttcaacGCTACACAATTTTGCATGAATACTATTCTTACTTGATTCAATATTTGAAGAGTTAccacaaatatatttttctgtttttttcattagcTCATTAGTTTTATTTACGTTTTCTTCCCCTTTAGCATCTTTTAACTCAttacaattattttgattaaaAGTGTCTTGCCCATTTTTCGACTCAACCATTGGTACAGCTTGTTCTTGATTTTGAATAATTCCATTTCCAACATTCTCAtaacttatatatttagaaTTCATACAACTTAAATTGCAGATATTActtctttctttttcatttttattacaagGAAGAGTACTACTCCTAAGAGGATGATATTCACCATTCCCATCATGTATGCTACTATTTTGTTGTGATAAATATTCTGGACCCGTACCCAATAcctcattattatttttgttattttcgTCCGCATCAAAGGAATTAATGGTTTTTAACTGAACCAATTTCACAGGATTTTCAAATTGAGACATACTTCCATATTGCCTTATATTAGGGGTCTGAgttttatgatatatacTTGATCCTACTGGAAATTTGGTTAGTGTGTGTGATTTAATTATTGCATTAGGAACATCAATTTGTTCTTCCTtccataaatttatatgttgtgtatcattttttatagaattatttaatagcATACTATTACAATGCTTAATCTTATTCCTCcctatattatttgcaCAAACTTTGGCGCCATTAATTAgagatatattataattatgaggaggtatatatttatttttttcatcaattacatttttattatgcatttcatcatatttaCTTTTAACAATTTCAAAACAATTCTTCATTGTCTTTTTTGTGTTTACActagcttttttttttgagtaTAACTctggtatatttttacaaatataattattattattgttgtaataataatttgtattattattatttatttctccATTATTTAGAACTGTGTAAATACTCATGcttctttttaaatttgccgcacatgaattttttttggggaaatatttttgctcttgcattttttcaatagtttttttttgtccgtcattaaaa
This Plasmodium chabaudi chabaudi strain AS genome assembly, chromosome: 12 DNA region includes the following protein-coding sequences:
- a CDS encoding conserved Plasmodium protein, unknown function (tmhmm; query 1-1658; ~;query 1649-1657; ~;query 1629-1648; ~;query 1-1628), whose product is MFYLDTKLNIKNFGNNENKVDRSYMNIRKVNSEHARYNLGKTTYTKMNNNYIMNEDRNNVVLNKYLKNAHLLNNINDQTNGTYGIKSKLPTLYARTSSPIKINGAYPIYKNENVYYYKENIPFKKRMCNSVEIVTLSNINTAHEYLQNNKINNSFIKFPNNLKLNNNFNDGQKKTIEKMQEQKYFPKKNSCAANLKRSMSIYTVLNNGEINNNNTNYYYNNNNNYICKNIPELYSKKKASVNTKKTMKNCFEIVKSKYDEMHNKNVIDEKNKYIPPHNYNISLINGAKVCANNIGRNKIKHCNSMLLNNSIKNDTQHINLWKEEQIDVPNAIIKSHTLTKFPVGSSIYHKTQTPNIRQYGSMSQFENPVKLVQLKTINSFDADENNKNNNEVLGTGPEYLSQQNSSIHDGNGEYHPLRSSTLPCNKNEKERSNICNLSCMNSKYISYENVGNGIIQNQEQAVPMVESKNGQDTFNQNNCNELKDAKGEENVNKTNELMKKTEKYICGNSSNIESSKNSIHAKLCSVENIEIIKQKNYRENEEINNENLIKESEIQNNSIKKTNVENKKVNNPTNLRNGINIDALKGCILGNLSKSNNENQDVTFNSIDNISKEENDASEKCSNTNEVKKNSILKIEETEIDNSSERIHYNSGENCNLESENEKKLKMNKRKSSNNESINFKDELSPSHIMELLKILKKLKKSKIYKFSIDKFLLQENGYEKIIKYIEKNEYKRGSTLNTSVYESDNNSKSNDGKYSENDLYNVDNKNDNRFDEVLKCKTNKSNSKVDKNVVKSLETIYKVKNCLYTLGISFNEVINLDKIKSIFWYLYIKHKLSKKMSISEFCEMLNYKIDENMNKNYFKEYVNYEIFKKHNRDNFENFGNKIQVLESLFYLLKSYPINYDENKGCFYMLNPEKNKMYKNYKYNTDRNKMSIIKLTNEVTENFKNSFFFLDKIFIPKDAFFFVKDSEDVGIRNNKNKPVYVHHALVNDLKEEMAEQTVFDNLYSCEPPYKSDYYRYIQKKRIQNKIRKFKEYILNYYEFDSVEDFFETLLVFDVEHKKLISILSNNKTNDFMNPLNNNYNKYVSLCFNITKNIYEQYRSLVDSNDDNTLTKENEINSLEIKENGYNVEYFNLDSAETVKVKMENRRKNTKTDWSTIESQIGTTDSCNSDEHIVRTNTYINIDKIDKKNEETIEEMSIMYEEFFNFGNTRKKVKEINIDTFKIFIENLGKLKGFPNFASINECFLGICFCDPDLPKHIFNQKNILPKNMNFNGFMNCMRYIPYVIPDFPLPTSYFKNKYNNIDVFNSRNQFLNILKYKGCKKETIHLRNQIVLDITKLFVLISWNFGVNTEEFNEVVGLEPNKLVDMVNSSYYINYKYSLKKKQKNKNNGEKTMPESGIDGLYTSSSTESITDSEQSEEMYSNTCNLFDVKGMIKQNSKHSSYIERGNTKNYKSTSDCTQNSNEYNMLFEELLKKGGKKKMTYKVVPKWHASNDIFLSRLVSYDEIQIGLYELYPLFMIQTSLIYMIHISCCMITEDEWKYFFEDSFTLYKKLQPEEIAMRYIKNKGCRFYKLKNIQLNESIDIHNAFMKIPENMKCPEVRKLAINGENTASGYLAEPFDIYHLMFISKVFWYIFTYSDNFLILRSALLRNCKNKKKQ
- a CDS encoding N-terminal acetyltransferase A complex catalytic subunit ARD1, putative (term=annotation;date=20150824;qualifier=removed_product=N-acetyltransferase, putative;qualifier=added_product=n-terminal acetyltransferase a complex catalytic subunit ard1, putative;qualifier=added_gene_name=ard1;qualifier=added_ec_number=2.3.1.88;qualifier=added_GO:0031415;qualifier=added_GO:0004596;qualifier=added_GO:0006474;curatorName=ucb@sanger.ac.uk;~;query 115-115;GPI_cleavage_site_score=2.3220003;~pfam_scan;Pfam:PF00583.20; E()=6.9E-8;score=32.5;query 49-121;description=Acetyltransf_1;~iprscan;InterPro:IPR016181 : Acyl-CoA N-acyltransferase;Superfamily:SSF55729; score=1.01E-19;query 1-149;description=Acyl-CoA N-acyltransferase;~iprscan;InterPro:IPR000182 : GCN5-related N-acetyltransferase;Pfam:PF00583; score=3.0E-9;query 39-121;description=GNAT domain;~iprscan;InterPro:IPR000182 : GCN5-related N-acetyltransferase;Prosite:PS51186; score=12.043;query 2-151;description=GNAT domain), which encodes MLSIRKSNIYDLLAMQKCNSVNLPENYNMRYYFYHDISWPSLSQLAEDYDGKICGYTLGKLEEEDEKKGHLTSVAVLKTYRKQKLAYYLITQTHEFINKVYNVNNICLHVRVSNSAALNLYFNLLNYKIKGIEHLYYGNKEDAYQMEHIFVK